In Perognathus longimembris pacificus isolate PPM17 chromosome 3, ASM2315922v1, whole genome shotgun sequence, a single window of DNA contains:
- the Tnfsf13b gene encoding LOW QUALITY PROTEIN: tumor necrosis factor ligand superfamily member 13B (The sequence of the model RefSeq protein was modified relative to this genomic sequence to represent the inferred CDS: substituted 1 base at 1 genomic stop codon), which yields MPAPAAEPPRGPACAPLSRAEALLAAAALLALLSGALALLAVYRVAALQGDLRGLRADLRQRRAGSPRTAPDAGPXPAPSLFQAIVALAAAAGRSNGSRSARPRRALEGAEEAVSQDCLQLIADSDTPTIRKGSYTFVPWLLSFKRGRALEERENKIVVRETGYFFIYGQVLYTDNTFAMGHLIQRKKVHVFGDELSLVTLFRCIQNMPETLPNNSCYSAGIAKLEEGDELQLAIPRENAQISLDGDGTFFGALKLM from the exons ATGCCGGCGCCGGCGGCCGAGCCGCCGCGGGGGCCCGCGTGCGCGCCGCTGTCCCGGGCCGAGGCGCTGCTGGCGGCCGCCGCGCTGCTGGCGCTGCTGTCGGGCGCCCTGGCGCTGCTGGCGGTGTACCGCGTGGCCGCCCTGCAGGGGGACCTGCGGGGCCTGCGGGCCGACCTGCG GCAGCGCCGGGCTGGGTCTCCCCGGACGGCCCCCGACGCCGGCCCCTAACCCGCGCCGTCTCTGTTCCAGGCGATCGTGgccctggcggcggcggcgggacggAGCAACGGCAGCCGGAGCGCCCGGCCCAGGCGCGCCCTGGAGGGCGCGGAGGAGGCCG TCTCCCAAGACTGCCTGCAGCTGATCGCAGACAGTGACACGCCCACTATCCGCAAAG GCTCTTACACGTTTGTTCCGTGGCTACTCAGCTTTAAAAGAGGCAGAGCCCtagaagaaagagagaataaaattgtAGTGAGGGAAACTGGTTACTTCTTTATTTATGGTCAG GTTTTGTACACCGATAACACCTTTGCCATGGGACACCTAATACAGAGGAAGAAAGTCCATGTCTTTGGAGATGAGTTGAGCCTGGTGACTTTGTTCCGATGCATTCAGAATATGCCTGAAACACTACCCAATAATTCCTGCTATTCAGCTG gCATTGCCAAGCTGGAAGAGGGAGATGAGCTCCAACTCGCGATACCCCGGGAAAATGCACAGATATCACTGGACGGGGACGGCACCTTCTTTGGAGCTCTGAAACTGATGTGA